One segment of Scyliorhinus torazame isolate Kashiwa2021f chromosome 14, sScyTor2.1, whole genome shotgun sequence DNA contains the following:
- the LOC140390353 gene encoding E3 ubiquitin-protein ligase TRIM39-like isoform X1: MATSKVLGDMRDEAICPICLDFFTHPVTIDCGHNFCQGCILGYWAPQRGKVSCPQCRRQFTQRNVRPNHFVSNIVAGVRQLSLDGGQAGAGTEPLCLEHGEGLKLFCQEDQRAICVVCSLSRDHKPHTVSPIKEAADLYKGLLEKAVYSLQKQMEAMCASQKEEEADIKTLNQQAKGLRKNIASKFDQLHQFLHQEEKDLKTKLQQNEESILQKIKENLNKISEQQVAFERTLTEMQRRLTLQEAEFLKGINCILDRAVVQFKKPTRISTDLGPGDFNGPLQFIAWKRMLKLIDPVPAALSLDPNTAHPRLVLSDAQTRVRFGDLKQQVPDTAWRFTNWHIVLACQGFNTGRHLWAVEVGKNSTWAVGVAKGSVPRKKDFSPDPKSGVWALWRLKEEYTTPTTTRTALRLPTKPRKLAVYLDYEAGQVSLYDADDMSHLYTFTDRFTEKLYPLLLTGCSLDSLNLVSLQI; this comes from the exons ATGGCCACGTCTAAAGTGCTGGGGGACATGAGAGACGAGGCGATCTGCCCCATCTGCCTGGACTTCTTCACCCACCCGGTGACCATAGACTGCGGCCACAACTTCTGCCAGGGGTGCATCCTGGGCTACTGGGCTCCGCAGCGGGGCAAGGTGAGCTGCCCGCAGTGCCGGCGCCAGTTCACCCAGAGGAATGTCAGGCCCAACCACTTCGTCTCCAACATTGTGGCGGGCGTCAGGCAGCTGAGCCTGGACGGGGGGCAGGCGGGCGCCGGCACCGAGCCCCTCTGCCTGGAGCACGGCGAGGGGCTGAAGCTGTTCTGCCAGGAGGACCAGAGGGCCATCTGTGTGGTGTGCTCCCTGTCCCGGGACCACAAGCCGCACACCGTCAGCCCCATAAAGGAGGCGGCCGACCTCTACAAG GGACTGCTGGAGAAAGCTGTGTATTCGCTTCAGAAGCAAATGGAGGCGATGTGCGCAAGTCAGAAGGAAGAAGAGGCAGATATAAAGACTCTGAAT CAACAAGCCAAGGGTCTGCGGAAAAACATTGCGTCCAAGTTCGACCAATTGCACCAGTTTCTGCACCAAGAGGAAAAGGACCTGAAAACAAAACTGCAGCAAAATGAGGAGTCGATCTTACAAAAAATAAAGGAAAACCTGAACAAAATCTCTGAACAACAAGTGGCCTTTGAGCGAACACTGACGGAAATGCAGAGGAGGTTGACCCTGCAAGAGGCTGAGTTCCTGAAG ggCATCAATTGTATTCTTGACAG GGCCGTAGTGCAGTTTAAGAAGCCCACAAGGATCTCCACCGATCTGGGCCCTGGCGATTTTAACGGCCCTCTGCAGTTCATCGCTTGGAAACGGATGCTGAAGCTGATTGACCCAG TTCCAGCTGCTCTGAGCCTGGATCCGAACACAGCGCACCCCAGACTGGTCCTGTCCGACGCCCAGACCCGGGTACGATTTGGCGATCTCAAGCAGCAGGTCCCTGACACAGCCTGGCGATTCACCAACTGGCACATCGTCCTGGCCTGCCAGGGCTTCAATACCGGCAGACACCTCTGGGCCGTGGAGGTGGGCAAGAACAGCACCTGGGCCGTGGGAGTGGCAAAAGGCTCGGTGCCGCGAAAGAAGGACTTCTCGCCCGACCCCAAGTCTGGGGTCTGGGCCTTGTGGAGGTTGAAGGAGGAATACACCACTCCCACCACAACTCGCACCGCCCTCCGCCTCCCAACCAAACCCCGAAAGCTGGCAGTGTACTTGGATTACGAGGCAGGGCAGGTCTCGCTGTATGACGCTGATGACATGTCTCATCTGTACACTTTCACCGATAGATTCACGGAGAAACTCTACCCCTTACTCCTGACAGGCTGCTCACTCGATTCTTTGAATTTGGTCTCCTTGCAGATATGA
- the LOC140390353 gene encoding nuclear factor 7, ovary-like isoform X2 yields the protein MATSKVLGDMRDEAICPICLDFFTHPVTIDCGHNFCQGCILGYWAPQRGKGLLEKAVYSLQKQMEAMCASQKEEEADIKTLNQQAKGLRKNIASKFDQLHQFLHQEEKDLKTKLQQNEESILQKIKENLNKISEQQVAFERTLTEMQRRLTLQEAEFLKGINCILDRAVVQFKKPTRISTDLGPGDFNGPLQFIAWKRMLKLIDPVPAALSLDPNTAHPRLVLSDAQTRVRFGDLKQQVPDTAWRFTNWHIVLACQGFNTGRHLWAVEVGKNSTWAVGVAKGSVPRKKDFSPDPKSGVWALWRLKEEYTTPTTTRTALRLPTKPRKLAVYLDYEAGQVSLYDADDMSHLYTFTDRFTEKLYPLLLTGCSLDSLNLVSLQI from the exons ATGGCCACGTCTAAAGTGCTGGGGGACATGAGAGACGAGGCGATCTGCCCCATCTGCCTGGACTTCTTCACCCACCCGGTGACCATAGACTGCGGCCACAACTTCTGCCAGGGGTGCATCCTGGGCTACTGGGCTCCGCAGCGGGGCAAG GGACTGCTGGAGAAAGCTGTGTATTCGCTTCAGAAGCAAATGGAGGCGATGTGCGCAAGTCAGAAGGAAGAAGAGGCAGATATAAAGACTCTGAAT CAACAAGCCAAGGGTCTGCGGAAAAACATTGCGTCCAAGTTCGACCAATTGCACCAGTTTCTGCACCAAGAGGAAAAGGACCTGAAAACAAAACTGCAGCAAAATGAGGAGTCGATCTTACAAAAAATAAAGGAAAACCTGAACAAAATCTCTGAACAACAAGTGGCCTTTGAGCGAACACTGACGGAAATGCAGAGGAGGTTGACCCTGCAAGAGGCTGAGTTCCTGAAG ggCATCAATTGTATTCTTGACAG GGCCGTAGTGCAGTTTAAGAAGCCCACAAGGATCTCCACCGATCTGGGCCCTGGCGATTTTAACGGCCCTCTGCAGTTCATCGCTTGGAAACGGATGCTGAAGCTGATTGACCCAG TTCCAGCTGCTCTGAGCCTGGATCCGAACACAGCGCACCCCAGACTGGTCCTGTCCGACGCCCAGACCCGGGTACGATTTGGCGATCTCAAGCAGCAGGTCCCTGACACAGCCTGGCGATTCACCAACTGGCACATCGTCCTGGCCTGCCAGGGCTTCAATACCGGCAGACACCTCTGGGCCGTGGAGGTGGGCAAGAACAGCACCTGGGCCGTGGGAGTGGCAAAAGGCTCGGTGCCGCGAAAGAAGGACTTCTCGCCCGACCCCAAGTCTGGGGTCTGGGCCTTGTGGAGGTTGAAGGAGGAATACACCACTCCCACCACAACTCGCACCGCCCTCCGCCTCCCAACCAAACCCCGAAAGCTGGCAGTGTACTTGGATTACGAGGCAGGGCAGGTCTCGCTGTATGACGCTGATGACATGTCTCATCTGTACACTTTCACCGATAGATTCACGGAGAAACTCTACCCCTTACTCCTGACAGGCTGCTCACTCGATTCTTTGAATTTGGTCTCCTTGCAGATATGA